TATGCCGCAGCAACGCACAGAAGCTGGCGTGTAGTATTCGGGCCGATCTCTCAACAGGATGTCACAGCGTTCAGCCGCCCCCATTGAATGAATGCCGCCCCCCCGTACCCCCAGAGAAACAGGTGAATGTCAGCCCGCAGTCGGCAGCGTCTAGGCCTCCCGCCGACCCCGTAAGGTAAGAGCCAGCAGAAAGGCCGCCGTATTGACCAGCACGATGGTCGGCCCCGCTGCCGTGTTCAGGAAATACGACAGGTACAGGCCGAGCACCCCGCACACCGCGCCCAGCACCGCTGCCATGACCACCATGCGCCGCAGACTGGGGGCAAACAGCCGGGCCGAGGCCGCCGAGGTGATGAGCAGCGAGACGCTGAGCGTGGTGCCGACGAGCTGCACCGTGAGCACCACGACCAGCCCCACCAGAATCAGCAGCAGGTTGTTCAGGCGGCGCACCGGCAGGCCCACCACCCGCGCCTCGGTGGGATCGAAACTGACCAGCAGCAGCTCTTTTTGCACCGCCCACAGCGTAAAAGCCACCACCAGCGTCACTGCCAGCGCTCCCCACAGATCGGCGCTGGTGACGCCCAGCGGGTTGCCGATCAGGAAGTTGGCGAGGTCGGTGCTGTAGGTGGGGGCGCGGCTGAGCATCGTGACGCCCAGCGCGAACATGCCCACGAACACGATGCCGATGGCGCTGTCCTGCTTCAGCCCGCTGCGCTGCGACACGAATCCGATGCCCAGCGCCGTGAAGATGGCTGCCAGCACCGCGCCCAGCAGCAGATTGATATTGAGCAGGAACGCGCCCACGATGCCGGGCAGCACCGCATGGCTCATGGCGTCTCCGATATAGCTCAGGCCGCGCAGCACCACCCACACGCCCACCAGCGCACACAGCACGCTGACGGTGATGACAGCGATGAGGGCGCGAACAAAAAACCCGAGGGTCAGCGGGTCGGCAAGGGAATGAAGCAGAGCCTGAAGCATCAGGCCACACTGTAGGGCATTTGAGAAAGGAATCTCAATAGGCCGGCGAGGGCGACAGGCAAGCGAGGGTGACGCAGACGACTGTCCTCTTCCCTGCTGGCCTGCCGCTTCTGAGGTCAGCGGTGAATCGGCTGGACAGGAACCGGGTTGATCGGCACGCGCACGGGCGGGCGCAGGCGGGTAGCCTGCCATTCCAGTTTCAGCCAGCCATACACCGGGAAGGGCTGAGCGTCATCGACAGAAAACTGCCGCTGACCGCCCAGCGACGTGACGGGCACACTGACGATCTCGCCGTCGTGGACGCTGGCGGCAATCGGCGCGTCGTAGCGGTCGGTCAGGATGCCGCGCCCGATCAGAGCGCCGAACAGCGGGCCGCGGGTGATGTACGCCGCCGCGAGCGCCCCGTTGATGTAGTCGGCCGTATCGGCATTCTGTTTCTTCAGATCCGAGAAACTCACGTTCAGATCGTGGCGAACCGGCAGCGCCGCTGGCCTGTACGTCACCGGGTTCATCGAGATATACACGCGCACCGAATCGGCACTTTCGCGTGTGACCTGCACCGCCACGCCGCTGCGAACGGTGAAATGGAAGGTGCACACGAGCTGCGACCCCGAGAGCGGGCCACTGGCAGCAGGCTGAAGCACGGGTGCCCTCACCACGTAACTGAAGACGTGGACGCCCGAAAACGGCTTCTGGTACACGTTTGGATGCGCCTCAATGCGGTTGGACAGCGGCACGGGTGACAGCGCTTTGGCGACTTCCTTTTCCAGATGTGTTCTCAGATTGCCGTCTCCGAACTCCTGGCCCACCAGAAACGGGCGGCCCACCACCCGCGAGAAGGTGACGGAGGCCGCGCCGCTGGCAGGCGCTTCAGGGCTGGCCCCGGCGGGGAGCGCCTGCGCCTTCACGAACAGCAGCGGCGGGTGAATCTCGGCGTGAAAGTCGTCGTGACCGCAGTCCACGATCCAGCGCCCGAACAGCGCCACCCTGTCGAGATCGTTGGCTCGGTAGATCAGCGGCAGCAGGTCGCGGTCGGTTTCGGTGCCCATGATGCCGCTGGGCGCACTCAGGCCGAGCTGCGCGGCCCGCTCGGCGGCGTCGAGGTACTCGCCTTCCAGCGGCGCACCCGACGGACTTTTCCCGCTATTGGAGGGCGCGAGCAGCCCGGTAAAGGCCGGGTCGGGCGCGATGAAAGTTTCCCAGTCGAAGCCGAACGGGTGGGTAAACGGTACGTCGTTGCCAGACAGTCCGTGATTCTCGCCGACTTCCTGCGGAAAAAACGCCAGCCCGGACAGTCCGGCTGCGTCGTCGTCGTATTCGCTGTTCGGGGTGTACACGGGCGTCCACTCGTAGCGGGGCGGGTCGTTCGACAGCCAGCGCTGCCCATGACACACGTTGCTCGCCCACTTCGGATCGGAGGTGTTGTAGCCAGGGCTGCGGTAGTCGGTGGTCAGAATCGGCAGGCCACTGACGCCCGCTGTGGGCGCGATGGGCGTGAACTGGGCGCTGGCAGCGGGCCTGCTGTGCTGCACCACCACCAGCACCCAGGCATTTTCCACGCCCCGGCACTGGTTGTCGGTGCCGTCGTCGTGGCTGGTGTAGCCGTTGTCGCCGTAGCCGTCGTCCTGATAGCCGAGCTGCAAGGTTCCTGCCGACACCCGCAGCATCTGCCCGATCATGGTCTGAAGCGGCACCCGTGCAGCGCCGGGCAGCTGAATCAGGCCGTGATACAGCCGCGCCGAATTCGGGCCGGATGGATCGACGTAGCGTTTCCACGTTCTGCCGCGCCCGCCAGTCTGCACGCAGCCGCCCGCACTGACCGATACCACGTCGCCCGCCTGAAAACGGATGTCTGGATAAGACGTCACCGCCTGATTGACGGTCGGTTCGTCGATGCGGTACACGTCGATATCGCCGCCGACTCTGGAGGCCTGCACGCGCTGGGCCGCCTGCCCCGTTCCGCCTGCCAGCAGCACCGCACCCGCCAAGACCACTGCCCCTGTCCACCGCTGAAATTCCGGCATCTCTCGGCCCCTTTCTGGTATCTACACCAGAAACTTTGTCAAAGCGGGCAAGAAAAGACCTGGATGTTGCAGGAGGACAGCGGTTCAGCAGACGGTCATGAAACTTGCCCTGGTGATGGATGAAAGCCACCCCAACTCAAAGTTACTGTACCACTCGCCGATCATCAGGAAAACGGCAGAAAACGCGTGTGTCAGACGTTGGGGCGCAGCAGATGTTCGAGACAGTGCGTATAGCTCACACCCTGCCGGGCATCGATCACCAGATCTTCGACGCTGAATTCCTGCAAGACCGCCAGCATCGCATCTCGCATGCGCTTGTACACGGTGTTGCGGGCGTGGCAGCGGTCTTCCTCGACGCAGTGTTCGCCCCAGTTGAGCGAGATGCACGACAGCGGGGCAACCGGGCCATCGACGGCCCGCACCACCTCGCACAGGCTGATGAGGGCCGGTTTGCGGGCCAGCGCATACCCGCCGCCAATGCCTTTTTTGCTCTTGACCACACCTTTGGCGGTCAGGGCGGCCAGAATCCGCACCAGATAGGGCCGCGCAATGCCGGTGTGCTCGCTGATGTCGTCGCTGGAGATCCAGCGCTCGGTCTGGCCGGTTCCGGGTTGACCTGCTGCCGAGAGGCCCGGCGCGGTCAGCTGTGTGCCCAGATAGCCAAGCGCCTGAAAGGCGTAGATGTCGGTGGTCGAAAGGCGCATGACGCAGTTTAGCGCGGGCCGGAGCACCAACAGGAAATGGGCGCGTCTGCACGCCATTACGCCGGGAACATACCGACAGGCGCTAGAATTACAAAATGACATCTGGTGCTGGCCCTTCCGACTCAGGCCTCCTCTCTCAACTCAACCCCAACCAGGCCGCCGCCGCCGACCATTTCACCGGCCCGGCGCTGGTGATCGCGGGCGCGGGCAGCGGCAAAACGCGCACGCTCATCTACCGCATCGCCCACCTGACGCAGCACTACGGCGTGCAGCCCGATCAGGTGCTGGCCGTGACGTTTACCAACAAGGCCGCCGCCGAGATGCGCGAGCGGGCTTCACACCTCATCAAGGGCGCAAACGGGCTGTGGATGAGCACCTTTCACTCGGCGGGCGTGCGAATTCTGCGGGCCTACGGCGAGTACATCGGCCTGAAACGCGGCTTTGTCATCTATGACGACGACGATCAACTCGACATCATCAAGGAAGTGATGGGCAACGTGCCGGGCATCGGCCCCGACACCAATCCACGCGTCATCCGGGGCATTCTGGACCGCTCCAAGAGCAACCTGCTGACGCCCGCCGATCTGGAGCGCGGGGCGGAGCGCTACATCAGTGGGCTGCCCCGCGAAGCCGCCGCCGAGGTCTTCCGGCGCTACGAGGCCCGCAAGAAGGCCCAGAATGCGATTGATTTCGGAGACCTGATCACCGAAACCGTGCGGCTGTTTCAGGAAGTGCCGGGCGTGCTCAGCCGCGTGCAGGACCGGGCGGTCTTTATTCATGTAGACGAGTATCAGGATACCAACAAGGCGCAGTATGAACTGACACGCCTGCTTGCTTCCAGAGACCGCAATCTGCTGGTGGTGGGAGACCCGGACCAGTCGATTTATAAATTCAGAGGCGCTGATATTCAGAACATCCTCGACTTTCAGAAAGACTACCCGGATGCAAAGGTCTACCGCCTGGAACACAACTACAGATCGAGTGCCAGCGTGCTTGACCTTGCCAACAAACTGATCGAAAAGAATACCGAGCGCCTGGAAAAGACCCTGCTGCCCATCAAGGAGCGGGGGCACGCCGTCTATTTCCACCGGGCAAACGACCACCGTGCCGAGGGCGATTTCGTGGCCGAGTGGGTCACGCGCATGCACCACGAGGGCAAGAAGTTTTCGGAAATGGCGGTGCTGTACCGCACCAACGCCCAGTCGCGCAGCATTGAGGAGAGTCTGCGGCGCGGCGGCATTGCGGCCAAGATCGTGGGCGGCGTGGGCTTCTATGACCGCCGGGAAATCCGCGACATGCTCAGCTACGCGCGGCTGAGCATCAATCCCAGCGACGACGTGGCGCTGCGGCGCATCATCGGGCGGCCCAAGCGCGGCATCGGAGACACGGCGATTCAGAAGCTGAGCGAGTGGGCCAGGATCAACAATATGTCGCTGCTGAGTGCCTGCGCCCGCGCCGAGGAGATTCTGGACCGGGGCGCACAGAAGGCTGTCGAATTTGCCAGCCTGATGGAGGCGTTTGCCACCGCCGCCGAGAACTACACGCCCGGCAGCTTCCTGAGGTTTGCCATCGAATCGAGCGGCTACCTCGATCTGCTGCGCCAGGAGGGGCAGGAAGGCGCGGTGCGGGTCGAAAACCTCGAAGAACTGGTGAACGCTGCCGAGGAGTGGCAGCAGGAACACGAAGGCGGCACCATCGCCGATTTTCTGGACGAGGCGGCGCTGCTCTCCAGCGTGGACGACGCCCGGACGCGGCGCGAGAACAACGGCGTGCCCGAAGACAGCGTGACCCTGATGACCATGCACAACGCCAAGGGCCTGGAATTCCCGGTGGTGTTCATCGTGGGGGCCGAGGAAGGACTGCTGCCCAGCAAGAACTCGCTGAACGAGCCGGGCGGCATCGAGGAAGAGCGGCGGCTGTTCTATGTGGGCATCACGCGGGCGATGGAACGCCTGTTCCTGACGGCTGCCCAGAACCGCATGCAGTACGGCAAGACCAACGCCGCCGAGGATTCGCGCTTTCTGGAAGAGCTGATGGGCGGCTTCGAGACGGTCGATCAGTACGGACAGGTGCAGGAGTACCGTCAGAAGACCTGGCGCGACTTCCGGCCCAGTGGCAGCGGTGGCAGCCATACACCCGCACCCAGCGCGGTCAAGCACACCTCGCCGCTGACCGGAGAGCTGAGCTACCGGGGCGGCGAGAAGGTCAGGCATCCGAAATTTGGAGAAGGGCAGGTGCTGGCGGTGTCGGGCGTGGGCGACAAACAGGAAGTGAGCGTGCATTTTGCCAGCGCCGGGCTGAAAAAGCTGCTGGTCAAGTTTGCCAATCTGACGCGGGTGTGAACATTGGGAGTGGGAAGTAGGGAGTAGGAACTGCATTTTTGCTTTTCCCACGGGTGGATGAGGAACACTTCGGCGTCTGGGTTTCGAGCAATCCCGGACGCCGAAGAACCCTGCACGTCTGTGATTGTCTGGCCCGCCATGCGTCTGCGCCGCTGCGCTTGCTAGACTGTTCATGTTCGTGCTCTTCGGCACGGCCCAACCTCAGCGCCCCAGGGAACTGGCCCGATATCAACCGGCGCGGCACCATGCCCTCATCACGGCACGGTGCAGATCCAGCAGAGCACAGCCAGCGTCAACGATGACATGCGCGGAGAACAGCAGGGCTTCTCCGAGGTGGCTTGCAGGGAGACACCTATGCAGCGAGTTCAAGGGCAAGACGGTCAGCACCCTCTTCAGGCAGGCCGCGATATTCAGGCCGAGGCGGGCGGGCGCATCCTGATTCTGGATGGAGCGTGGGGCACCATGATCCAGCGCCGAGAGCTGGAAGAGGCCGACTATCGCCGCTCCGACTTCGAGGCCAGCAGGCAGTACAAGGGCAACCACGACCTGCTGAATCTCACGCGTCCCGACATCATCTCGGACATCCACCGGCAGTATTTCGCGGCGGGCGCAGACATCACCAAGACCAACACCTTTTCGAGCACCGTCATCGCGCAGGCCGACTACGGGCTGGAACATCTGGTGCGCGAGCTGAACGTGCAGGGAGCGCGGCTGGCCCGCGCCGTTGCCGACGAATTCGAGGCGCAGGACGGCGTTCCGCGCTTCGTCGCCGGGTCTGTCGGCCCGACCAACCGCACCGCCACCCTGTCGCCGGATGTCGAGCGCCCGGAATTCAGGAACGTGACCTACGACGAGCTGGTGAGCGCGTACACCGAGCAGATGAAAGCGCTGCTGGAAGGCGGGGCCGACCTGTTTCTGATCGAGACGGTCTTCGACACCCTGAACGCCAAGGCTGCGCTGTTCGCGGCGGGCGAGGTGGCGCAGGCTGCCGGGCGGCGCATTCCGATCATGCTGTCGGGCACCATCACCGACGCGTCGGGGCGCACCCTGAGCGGTCAGACGCCCGCCGCGTTTGCGATTTCCACCGAGCATGCGCCGCTGCTGAGCCTGGGGCTGAACTGTGCCCTGGGAGCCGAGCATCTGCGCCCCCATCTGCGTGAAATCGCGGCGAACACGGGCCATATGGTGAGCGTGCACCCCAATGCCGGGCTGCCCAACGCCTTTGGCGAATACGACGAAACGCCCGAACAGACCTCGGGCATTCTGCGCGAGTTCGCCCAGGAAGGGCTGCTGAATATCGTGGGCGGCTGCTGCGGCACCACCCCGGAGCACATCGCGGCGATTCGGGCGGCGGTGTCGGAATTTCCGCCGCGCACGGCTGCGCCTCGCCCCGCCAACCTGCGCCTGAGCGGGCTGGAACCCTTCGTGGTGACGGCGGAAAGCAACTTCGTGAATGTGGGCGAGCGCAACAACGTAACCGGCAGCCCGAAATTCTCGAAGGCGATTCTGGCGGGCGACTACGACACGGGCCTGAAAATTGCGCGGCAGCAGGTGGAAAACGGCGCACAGATCATCGACATCAATTTCGACGAGGGCATGCTTGACGGCGAAGCCGCGATGATCCGGTTTCTGAATCTGCTGGCGGGCGAACCCGACATTTCGCGGGTGCCGCTGATGCTCGATTCCAGCCGCTGGGACATCCTGGAAGCGGGCCTGAAGCGCGTACAGGGCAAGCCGGTGGTGAATTCCATTTCGCTGAAGGACGGCGAAGAGAAATTTCTGGAACGTGCCCGGCTGCTGCGGCGCTACGGGGCGGCAGCGGTGGTGATGGCCTTCGATGAGCAGGGGCAGGCCGACAGCCTGGAACGGCGCATGGAAATCTGCGGGCGGGCCTATAAATTGCTGACCGAAGCCGCCGAGTTTCCGCCCCAGGACATCATTTTCGATCCGAACGTGCTGACCGTCGCCACCGGACTGCCGGAACACGACCGCTACGCCATCGACTTTATCGAGGCCACGCGCTGGATCAAAGAGAATCTGCCGGGCGCACTGGTGTCGGGCGGCATTTCCAACGTGTCGTTTTCCTTCCGGGGCAACAACCACGTGCGCGAGGCGATGCACAGCGTCTTTCTTTACCACGCCATTCGGGCGGGACTGGACATGGGCATCGTGAACGCCGGAATGCTGGCGGTGTACGAAGACATCGAGCCGGAACTGAAAGAGGCCGTG
Above is a genomic segment from Deinococcus ruber containing:
- a CDS encoding Rrf2 family transcriptional regulator; translation: MRLSTTDIYAFQALGYLGTQLTAPGLSAAGQPGTGQTERWISSDDISEHTGIARPYLVRILAALTAKGVVKSKKGIGGGYALARKPALISLCEVVRAVDGPVAPLSCISLNWGEHCVEEDRCHARNTVYKRMRDAMLAVLQEFSVEDLVIDARQGVSYTHCLEHLLRPNV
- a CDS encoding metal ABC transporter permease, which gives rise to MLQALLHSLADPLTLGFFVRALIAVITVSVLCALVGVWVVLRGLSYIGDAMSHAVLPGIVGAFLLNINLLLGAVLAAIFTALGIGFVSQRSGLKQDSAIGIVFVGMFALGVTMLSRAPTYSTDLANFLIGNPLGVTSADLWGALAVTLVVAFTLWAVQKELLLVSFDPTEARVVGLPVRRLNNLLLILVGLVVVLTVQLVGTTLSVSLLITSAASARLFAPSLRRMVVMAAVLGAVCGVLGLYLSYFLNTAAGPTIVLVNTAAFLLALTLRGRREA
- a CDS encoding ATP-dependent helicase; its protein translation is MTSGAGPSDSGLLSQLNPNQAAAADHFTGPALVIAGAGSGKTRTLIYRIAHLTQHYGVQPDQVLAVTFTNKAAAEMRERASHLIKGANGLWMSTFHSAGVRILRAYGEYIGLKRGFVIYDDDDQLDIIKEVMGNVPGIGPDTNPRVIRGILDRSKSNLLTPADLERGAERYISGLPREAAAEVFRRYEARKKAQNAIDFGDLITETVRLFQEVPGVLSRVQDRAVFIHVDEYQDTNKAQYELTRLLASRDRNLLVVGDPDQSIYKFRGADIQNILDFQKDYPDAKVYRLEHNYRSSASVLDLANKLIEKNTERLEKTLLPIKERGHAVYFHRANDHRAEGDFVAEWVTRMHHEGKKFSEMAVLYRTNAQSRSIEESLRRGGIAAKIVGGVGFYDRREIRDMLSYARLSINPSDDVALRRIIGRPKRGIGDTAIQKLSEWARINNMSLLSACARAEEILDRGAQKAVEFASLMEAFATAAENYTPGSFLRFAIESSGYLDLLRQEGQEGAVRVENLEELVNAAEEWQQEHEGGTIADFLDEAALLSSVDDARTRRENNGVPEDSVTLMTMHNAKGLEFPVVFIVGAEEGLLPSKNSLNEPGGIEEERRLFYVGITRAMERLFLTAAQNRMQYGKTNAAEDSRFLEELMGGFETVDQYGQVQEYRQKTWRDFRPSGSGGSHTPAPSAVKHTSPLTGELSYRGGEKVRHPKFGEGQVLAVSGVGDKQEVSVHFASAGLKKLLVKFANLTRV